Proteins from a genomic interval of Denticeps clupeoides chromosome 20, fDenClu1.1, whole genome shotgun sequence:
- the txnipa gene encoding thioredoxin interacting protein a, whose protein sequence is MVAMTKRLLKTFEVVFSDPTKAFYCSGDKVAGRVVVEVNEMTRVSAMRVLGIGCAKVEYPKGKQRCREEVDYLRYEEVVHLDDQPADTDGSVILRPGNKYEYMFGFELPQQGQIVSSYKGKFGYVQYFVKAVMERPSHPPQEVKKNFEVEEPLDVNTPDLLAPTGGAKEKKVTCMFIPDGQVSLNAKICRRGFCEGEEICIDARFENTCSRIVVPKAAIIAKHTYQAGGRTKICRQKLSSVRGNHIISGMCDAWQGKTIRVPKIKPSILGCNLIRVEYALMIYVHIPGSEKLVLELPLVIGTIPHNGFGSRTNSMSSQEGSVGSASNSWVSLRMPSAPPSYCDVTRDVRLDQPLTPLLDDYDGDDSPIFMNEPHFPFPPPAYSEVDEEYNGNARMLPVC, encoded by the exons ATGGTGGCGATGACCAAGAGGCTGCTGAAGACCTTCGAGGTCGTCTTCAGCGACCCTACCAAGGCTTTTTACTGCAGCGGAGACAAAGTGGCGGGCAGAGTCGTAGTGGAGGTGAACGAGATGACTCGGGTGTCCGCGATGAGGGTCCTGGGCATCGGCTGCGCCAAGGTGGAGTACCCTAAAGGCAAGCAGCGCTGCCGGGAAGAGGTTGACTACCTGAGGTACGAGGAGGTGGTGCACCTGGACGACCAGCCAGCAG acacTGATGGATCCGTTATCCTGAGACCTGGGAATAAGTACGAGTACATGTTCGGCTTCGAGCTCCCGCAGCAGGG GCAAATCGTCTCTTCCTACAAGGGCAAGTTCGGCTATGTGCAGTACTTCGTGAAGGCAGTGATGGAGAGGCCTTCGCACCCACCGCAGGAGGTCAAGAAGAACTTTGAGGTGGAGGAACCTCTGGACGTGAACACCCCCGACCTGCTG GCCCCCACAGGAGGAGCAAAGGAGAAAAAGGTCACCTGCATGTTCATCCCTGATGGCCAGGTGTCCCTCAATGCCAAAATCTGTAGGCGTGGCTTCTGTGAAGGCGAGGAAATCTGCATTGACGCCAGGTTCGAGAACACCTGCTCACGCATTGTGGTGCCCAAGGCCGCCATCATAGCCAAGCACACGTACCAGGCTGGCGGACGAACCAAAATCTGCCGCCAGAAGCTCTCCTCGGTCCGCGGGAACCACATCATCTCCGGCATGTGTGATGCCTGGCAGGGGAAGACCATCCGGGTGCCCAAAATCAAGCCCTCCATCCTGGGCTGCAACCTCATCCGCGTGGAGTATGCGCTTATG ATCTACGTGCACATCCCAGGCAGTGAGAAGTTGGTGCTGGAGCTGCCGCTGGTGATCGGCACAATTCCACACAACGGCTTCGGCAGCCGGACCAACAGCATGAGCAGCCAGGAGGGTTCGGTGGGCTCCGCCTCCAACAGCTGGGTGTCCCTGCGCATGCCATCAGCACCACCGAGCTACTGCGACGTGACTCGAGACGTCCGGCTCGACCAGCCCCTCACGCCCCTGCTGGACGACTACGATGGCGACGACAGCCCCATCTTTATGAACGAGCCACACTTCCCCTTCCCTCCACCAGCGTACTCAGAG GTGGATGAGGAGTACAACGGGAACGCCCGCATGCTGCCCGTCTGCTGA
- the mtx1b gene encoding metaxin-1b: protein MAACMELYCWKGDWGLPSVDSDCLTVLTYAKFAGAPLKVHKITNPWRSPTGSLPALKTEDDGSVSQPSKIIISLRKQKYNADYDLSAKEGADTLAFVSLLEEKLLPALIYALWVDAKNYVDVTRRWYAENISFPLNFLLPNRFHKQQLEKLQLLRGDPMLEPGDELEKELYREAFDCMTLLSQRLGSHKFFFGDSPSSLDAYVFGHLAPLLKIRLPNRKLQHHLTSLENLQQFCTNILHLYFPSEVKESPSCKPSVRSDSSDLDDEPHKRRNQILSALVALGAMLGYAVITGIVTIKRAQTQAALEGGHHDNDDGEDEED from the exons ATGGCGGCCTGCATGGAGTTGTACTGCTGGAAAGGCGATTGGGGTTTACCGTCCGTGGACAGCGACTGTTTAACTGTTTTG ACCTATGCCAAGTTTGCCGGAGCGCCTCTGAAAGTTCACAAAATCACCAACCCGTGGCGGAGTCCCACAG GCTCCCTACCAGCTCTGAAGACAGAAGATGACGGCAGCGTCTCCCAACCCAGCAAGATCATCATCAGCCTGAGAAAACAG AAGTACAACGCCGACTATGATCTCTCAGCGAAGGAGGGCGCCGACACGCTGGCGTTCGTTTCgctgctggaggagaagctgctgccTGCTCTG ATCTACGCCCTGTGGGTGGATGCGAAGAACTACGTGGATGTGACGCGGCGCTGGTACGCCGAGAACATCTCCTTCCCGCTCAACTTCCTGCTGCCCAACCGCTTCCAcaagcagcagctggagaagcTGCAGCTACTGAGGGGCGACCCGATGCTGGAGCCTGGGGATGAGCTGGAGAAAGAG CTATACAGAGAAGCATTCGACTGCATGACCCTCTTGTCTCAGCGGCTGGGTTCACACAAGTTTTTCTTTGGAGATTC gcCATCCTCCTTGGACGCGTATGTGTTCGGCCACCTCGCCCCGCTACTGAAGATCCGGCTGCCCAACAGAAAGCTGCAGCACCACCTGACCTCACTGGAGAACCTGCAACAGTTCTGCACCAACATCCTGCACCTCTACTTCCcctcagaggtcaaag AGTCCCCGAGTTGCAAGCCGTCCGTCCGGAGTGACAGCAGCGACCTGGACGACGAGCCCCACAAGAGACGGAACCAGATCCTCTCTGCCCTGGTAGCGCTGGGCGCCATGCTGGGCTATGCGGTCATCACGGGGATCGTCACCATCAAACGCGCACAGACTCAGGCGGCGCTGGAGGGTGGTCACCATGACAACGATGATggagaggacgaggaggactGA